The Xanthomonas sontii genomic sequence CGAACTGCAGGTGCGGCGGCTGTTCCAGGACTGCGTGCGCGCCTTCGAGCTGAAGCCGGTGGAGTATTCGCTGCTGGTGCTGGTGGACGCCAATCCGGGCATCAACCAGCGCCAGTTGGGCGAAGTGTTGAGCGTGTCGCCGCCGAACCTGGCGATCGTGGTCGCGCGCCTGGTCAAGCGCAAACTGCTGCGGCAGGTGCGCGGGCGCCAGGACCGGCGCATGCAGCATCTGCATCTGACCACCGCCGGCACGGCGCTGCTGGCGCAGGCCGAAGCCGAAGTGGTGCGCATGGAGCAGCAGCTCGGCACCGCGCTCGGCGCGACCTCGGCACGCGCGCTGCTGCAGGCGCTGGACCGGCTGGACGCGCTCGACCGCCTGTAGCGGCCCCCTGCGGCGCGGCTGGTTCCTGCCGCCCGCCCTTCTTTCTCGCTGATTCCCGACCCGCCGCCAGCGTCCCGCTGACGGCGTGCGTCGCCGCGTGGTCGCGCCCTGCGCGCGCTGCGTGTTCGCGTTCCTGTCCCCCCGCACCCCGCCGTTCCCCTTTCGCTTGGAGTGCCTGCCCGTGAAGCGTGTCCGCTACCGTGTCCCCTCGTCGCCGCGTGCCCGTGCGCGCCTGTCTCTGCTCGCCGTGCTGGCCATCGCCTGGGTCGCCCCGGCGGCCGCGCAATCGGTGCCGCAGAGCGCCACCCTGCCGACCGGCATCAATACCGGCGGCACCAGCTTCTTCGACGGTTTCAGCAAGCCCAACCCGGGCTGGACCGCGATCCAGTACCTGCGCCGCTACGACTTCGACGCGATCAAGGACGCGCACGGCGACGACGTGCCGGTGTTCCGCGATCCGCACATCGGCTCCTCGGTGTGGGTGACCCAGGTGGCCTACCTCAGCGACTACAAGCTGTTCGGCGGCTCCCTCGGCATCACCGCACTGGCGGCGCTGGTCGATCTGGATACGTCGTTCGCGTACGACAGCCCGGTGGCGCTGCGCGACAACGGCGCCGGCCTGGGCGACCTGACCATCGGCCCCTACCTGCAGATGGCACCGGTGATCCGCAATGGCCGCCCGGTGTTCTCGCAACGCTTCGAACTGGATGTGCTGGCGCCGATCGGCAAGTTCGACCGCAACCGCGACGTCAACCAGGGCGCGGGCTACTGGTCGGTGCTGCCGAGCTGGGCCTTCAGCATCCTGCCGACGCCGCGCTGGGAAATCAGCGGACGGCTTAACTACATTTACAACTTCCGCGCCGACAAGGCCTCCAACGTGCCGCAGGGCGACGGCTTCGTGTTCCGCAACGGCCAGGCCGGCGACGCCGCCTGGCTCAACTTCGCCAGTTCGCTGGAAGTGGTCAAGGACCTGCACCTGGGCATCAACGGCTACTACCTCAAGCAGTTGCGCGACAACCGCACCAATGGCGAACGCGTCGCCGACAGCAAGCAGACCCAGTTCTACCTGGGCCCCGGCCTGTCCTGGCGGATCGACCAGAAGAACATCTTCAACGCCAACTTCTACATGCCGGTGGAGGTCAAGAACGCGCCCTCCGGCCACAACGTCAACGTCCAGTACATCCACGTCTTCTGACCAACTTCGCAACGGACACGCGCTGCCATGAACCTGCACAACAAGACAATCCTCGTCACCGGCGTGGCCTCCGGCATCGGCGCCGAGGTCGCGCGCCTGGCGCGCTTCCACGGCGCCACCGTGATCGGCATCGACCGCCAGCCGGTCAACATGACCCTGCACGGCTTCCACCAGGCCGATCTGGGCGACCCGGCCTCGATCGACGCGCTGGTGGCGCAGCTGCCCGAGCGCATCGATGCGCTGGCCAACATCGCCGGCGTGCCCGGCACCGCGCCGGTGGACGTGGTGGCGAAGGTCAACTACCTGGGCCTGCGTCACCTCAGCCAGGCGTTGCTGCCGCGCATCGCGCCCGGCGGCAGCATCATCAACATCGCCTCCATCCTCGGCGCCGAGTGGCCGCAGCGGCTGGACCTGCACAAGCAGCTGGCCGCCGCCGACAGCTACGCCGCCGGCAGCGACTGGCTGGCGGCGCATCCGGTGCCGCAGGCGACCTGCTACCAGTACTTCAAGGAAGCGCTGATCGTGTGGACGCTGCTGCGCTC encodes the following:
- a CDS encoding MarR family winged helix-turn-helix transcriptional regulator; amino-acid sequence: MSNSALPADPHTADSVDQRRLTSLIGYRITRTELQVRRLFQDCVRAFELKPVEYSLLVLVDANPGINQRQLGEVLSVSPPNLAIVVARLVKRKLLRQVRGRQDRRMQHLHLTTAGTALLAQAEAEVVRMEQQLGTALGATSARALLQALDRLDALDRL
- a CDS encoding transporter, encoding MKRVRYRVPSSPRARARLSLLAVLAIAWVAPAAAQSVPQSATLPTGINTGGTSFFDGFSKPNPGWTAIQYLRRYDFDAIKDAHGDDVPVFRDPHIGSSVWVTQVAYLSDYKLFGGSLGITALAALVDLDTSFAYDSPVALRDNGAGLGDLTIGPYLQMAPVIRNGRPVFSQRFELDVLAPIGKFDRNRDVNQGAGYWSVLPSWAFSILPTPRWEISGRLNYIYNFRADKASNVPQGDGFVFRNGQAGDAAWLNFASSLEVVKDLHLGINGYYLKQLRDNRTNGERVADSKQTQFYLGPGLSWRIDQKNIFNANFYMPVEVKNAPSGHNVNVQYIHVF
- a CDS encoding coniferyl-alcohol dehydrogenase, producing MNLHNKTILVTGVASGIGAEVARLARFHGATVIGIDRQPVNMTLHGFHQADLGDPASIDALVAQLPERIDALANIAGVPGTAPVDVVAKVNYLGLRHLSQALLPRIAPGGSIINIASILGAEWPQRLDLHKQLAAADSYAAGSDWLAAHPVPQATCYQYFKEALIVWTLLRSRDWFAAHSVRVNSVAPGPVFTPILGDFVTMLGPERVQADAGKMKRPAYADEVAEAVVFLASDAARWINGVNLPVDGGLAATAL